Proteins from a genomic interval of Lactococcus protaetiae:
- a CDS encoding aldose epimerase family protein, whose translation MIMISDISEKELPLLTGKSIHEITLSNGHLTIVIHDFGARIHQIFAPDKYGTFENILLSKDNSETYIHDGGYYGVICGPVAGRIAGASYGEIKLDANEGKNTLHSGSKGWERQFWDYEVFKEKEKIGIKLTLKDEQSGFPGNISVSVIYELEGSCLTVKMTGISEKDTVFNPAFHPYFNLTADKESTLEHILQTTTTKVVEVDEENIPTGNLVPVGDTVYDLRKPVSIRSILEKNPQGFDHCFVFPEQDTKKALNLFEKKSGRRLTCITDRQAVVIYTATNPEQESTISGKKMTPNRGLAIEFQELPDIVHHPEWGTIELRAGEEKTFISTYTFSVESE comes from the coding sequence ATGATTATGATAAGTGATATTTCTGAAAAGGAGCTCCCGCTTTTAACAGGTAAGAGCATCCATGAAATTACTCTTTCAAATGGGCATCTAACCATTGTCATCCATGACTTTGGAGCGCGTATCCATCAGATTTTTGCGCCCGATAAGTATGGAACGTTTGAAAATATTCTCCTTTCTAAAGACAATTCCGAAACATATATACATGATGGAGGATATTATGGAGTAATTTGTGGACCAGTAGCTGGTAGGATTGCGGGAGCTAGTTATGGTGAGATTAAATTAGATGCAAATGAAGGAAAAAATACGCTTCATTCTGGCAGCAAAGGATGGGAAAGACAATTTTGGGATTATGAGGTATTCAAAGAGAAAGAAAAAATAGGAATTAAACTAACTCTGAAGGATGAACAATCAGGCTTTCCAGGAAATATTTCTGTAAGTGTCATATATGAGCTTGAAGGATCATGTCTAACTGTAAAAATGACAGGAATATCAGAAAAAGACACAGTTTTCAATCCAGCTTTTCACCCATATTTTAACCTTACAGCTGACAAAGAGAGTACTTTGGAACATATTTTACAAACCACAACGACAAAAGTAGTTGAAGTGGATGAAGAAAATATTCCAACGGGAAATCTAGTTCCTGTGGGAGATACGGTTTATGATTTGAGAAAACCAGTATCTATCAGGAGTATTTTAGAAAAAAATCCTCAAGGTTTTGATCACTGCTTCGTATTTCCAGAACAAGATACGAAAAAAGCTCTAAATCTTTTCGAGAAAAAATCAGGAAGAAGGTTAACCTGTATAACGGATCGTCAGGCAGTGGTCATTTATACAGCCACCAATCCTGAACAAGAGTCAACAATATCGGGAAAGAAGATGACACCTAATCGAGGGCTTGCTATTGAATTTCAAGAATTACCTGACATAGTGCATCATCCTGAATGGGGAACGATAGAACTTAGAGCAGGTGAAGAAAAGACCTTCATTTCAACTTATACATTTTCTGTTGAATCAGAGTGA
- a CDS encoding glycoside hydrolase family 43 protein: MAQIQNPVLSGFNADPSIIRVDDTYYIANSTFEWFPGVRLHESKDLAHWNLLPSPLSTTKLLDMKGNPSSGGIWAPDLSYSDGKFWLVYTDVKITEGAFKDMTNYLTTATDIHGPWSEPIKLNGVGFDASLFHDENGKKYLVQQTWDHREYHHPFDGITLTEFDVSTMKLRPETARTIYKGTHVKLVEGPHLYRVNGYYFLFAAQGGTIFTHQEVVARSKTLEANSFETEPGDPFITNFDTPDSYIQKQGHGGLVSTPEGEWYYASLCARPWNRENESSTDPRGWSTLGRETSIQKVEWDKEGWPRIVGGHGGTTFVEGPKDVIETKVPFHHSQHDDFENNTLDMNWNTLRVPFNKKMGQVGNGKLTLVGQGSLANVHDLSLIARRWQAFYFDAETKVKFNPFSYQQMAGLTNYYNDRHWSFAFVTWNEIKGHVIEVGENNRGNYTSYLKDNAIKIPEGTEYVWLRTKVRKETYSYEYSFDGKEFIEIPVYLDAAVLSDDYVVQSYGGFFTGAFVGLAAVDYSGYDAQAEFDYFDYQELGDKLLKDGSYSWEASESRFD, encoded by the coding sequence ATGGCACAAATTCAAAATCCGGTTTTATCAGGGTTCAATGCGGATCCTTCAATCATTCGTGTAGATGATACGTACTACATCGCAAATTCAACTTTTGAGTGGTTTCCAGGCGTGCGTTTACACGAATCAAAAGATTTAGCACATTGGAACTTGCTTCCATCGCCTCTATCAACCACAAAATTACTGGATATGAAAGGAAATCCATCATCAGGAGGAATCTGGGCACCAGATTTATCTTATTCTGATGGAAAATTTTGGTTAGTTTATACTGATGTAAAAATTACCGAGGGAGCTTTTAAGGATATGACAAATTATCTGACAACAGCAACAGATATCCATGGCCCTTGGTCTGAACCAATCAAGCTTAACGGCGTAGGGTTTGATGCTTCACTTTTTCATGATGAAAATGGCAAAAAATATCTTGTCCAACAAACTTGGGATCACCGTGAGTATCATCATCCTTTTGATGGAATTACATTGACAGAATTTGATGTATCAACGATGAAACTTCGTCCAGAAACAGCAAGAACAATCTATAAAGGAACTCATGTTAAGTTAGTTGAAGGTCCACACCTTTACAGAGTAAACGGTTATTATTTCCTTTTTGCTGCTCAAGGTGGAACGATATTTACCCATCAAGAAGTCGTTGCTAGATCTAAGACTTTAGAAGCAAACTCATTTGAAACAGAACCTGGGGATCCTTTTATTACCAATTTTGATACACCAGATTCCTATATTCAAAAACAAGGACATGGTGGCTTAGTTTCAACACCTGAGGGAGAATGGTACTATGCTTCTCTTTGCGCTCGACCTTGGAATAGAGAAAACGAATCCAGCACGGACCCACGTGGCTGGTCAACATTAGGGCGTGAAACTTCTATTCAAAAAGTTGAATGGGACAAAGAAGGATGGCCTCGTATTGTCGGTGGACATGGTGGTACTACTTTTGTTGAAGGACCTAAAGATGTGATTGAGACAAAGGTTCCTTTTCATCACTCACAACACGATGATTTTGAAAATAATACACTAGATATGAATTGGAATACTCTTCGTGTACCATTTAATAAAAAAATGGGTCAGGTGGGAAATGGTAAATTAACTTTAGTAGGACAAGGCTCACTAGCTAATGTCCATGACCTATCTTTAATTGCTCGTAGATGGCAAGCTTTTTACTTTGACGCTGAAACCAAGGTTAAATTTAACCCTTTTAGTTACCAACAAATGGCCGGTTTAACCAACTATTATAACGACCGTCATTGGAGTTTTGCTTTTGTGACATGGAATGAAATCAAAGGTCATGTCATCGAAGTTGGAGAAAATAATCGTGGCAATTATACATCGTATTTGAAAGATAATGCAATAAAAATTCCTGAAGGAACAGAGTATGTTTGGTTGCGAACAAAAGTTCGTAAAGAAACATATAGCTATGAATATTCGTTTGACGGCAAAGAATTTATAGAAATTCCAGTTTATTTGGACGCAGCTGTGTTGTCAGATGATTATGTAGTACAGTCTTATGGTGGATTCTTCACTGGTGCTTTTGTAGGACTTGCTGCTGTTGATTATTCTGGATATGATGCTCAAGCTGAGTTTGATTATTTTGATTATCAAGAACTAGGCGACAAACTTCTTAAGGATGGTTCGTACAGCTGGGAAGCTAGTGAATCTCGTTTTGATTAA
- a CDS encoding aldo/keto reductase has product MNKNYGKKFVTLNNGIKMPVLGFGSVLETDVSDFNAVYNSAWNMGYRLFDTASSYGNQIALGNWLQTLECNREEYWLTSKIAQDEQGYEQTLSAFQKTLKELQTDYLDLYLIHWPKEKTFFETWKALEELYDDGLVRAIGVSNFEPNHIDRLLTRARIMPAVDQLETHPYFSNHVTHNYLQKLGIQLQAWSPLGHGGQELNDSKIIELAQKYHKSAGQIILRWLVQKEIAVIPKSTNFARQEQNISIFDWSLTPTDEQIIDKLQKGERVMGAPDANYTEDRW; this is encoded by the coding sequence ATGAACAAAAATTATGGAAAAAAGTTTGTGACATTGAACAATGGAATAAAGATGCCAGTCCTTGGGTTTGGTTCTGTTCTTGAAACAGATGTCTCTGATTTTAATGCTGTTTATAATAGCGCTTGGAATATGGGGTATCGCCTTTTTGATACGGCATCGAGTTATGGTAATCAAATTGCTCTTGGAAATTGGTTGCAAACTTTAGAATGTAATCGTGAGGAATATTGGTTGACGAGTAAAATCGCCCAAGATGAGCAAGGTTATGAACAAACATTGTCTGCATTTCAGAAAACACTAAAGGAATTACAGACGGATTATTTAGATTTATATTTGATTCATTGGCCAAAGGAAAAAACTTTTTTTGAAACATGGAAAGCATTAGAAGAACTCTATGATGATGGTCTTGTAAGAGCGATAGGAGTGTCAAATTTTGAACCTAATCATATTGATCGTCTCTTAACCCGCGCAAGAATTATGCCTGCAGTTGACCAACTGGAAACCCATCCTTACTTTTCTAACCATGTTACTCATAATTATTTGCAGAAGTTAGGGATTCAACTTCAAGCATGGAGTCCTTTAGGTCACGGTGGTCAAGAACTAAATGATAGTAAAATAATAGAATTAGCCCAAAAATATCATAAGTCAGCAGGGCAGATTATTTTACGTTGGCTTGTTCAAAAAGAAATTGCTGTCATTCCAAAATCAACGAATTTTGCAAGGCAGGAGCAAAATATTAGTATCTTTGACTGGTCTTTGACACCAACAGACGAACAAATCATTGACAAACTGCAAAAAGGAGAGCGGGTAATGGGTGCGCCAGATGCAAATTATACAGAAGATAGATGGTAA
- a CDS encoding sugar O-acetyltransferase — MQRTLTNEEIERLNKVSLFEKIENGDWYQFGKEPELQEIVKKSSQRIQKINDKSKESFEEARVLLEDFLPHLSKTAEIYFPLTSVEYPEHFYVGEESFINSGLQVISAGKVTIGNHCFIGPNCQLFTPNHHASSPSLRRQGWQYDAPITIGDDCWLGGGVIILPGVSIGDDVVIGAGSVVTKDVLSHCMAAGNPARILKRY; from the coding sequence ATGCAAAGAACACTCACTAATGAAGAAATTGAGCGATTAAACAAGGTATCCTTATTTGAAAAAATAGAAAATGGAGATTGGTACCAATTTGGCAAAGAGCCAGAATTGCAAGAAATTGTCAAAAAGAGTAGCCAAAGAATACAAAAAATAAATGATAAATCAAAAGAAAGTTTTGAAGAAGCAAGAGTGCTTCTCGAAGACTTTTTGCCTCATCTTTCTAAGACAGCTGAAATATATTTTCCGTTGACGAGCGTGGAATATCCTGAACATTTTTATGTGGGAGAAGAAAGTTTTATTAACTCTGGACTACAAGTGATTAGTGCTGGAAAAGTGACGATAGGAAATCACTGTTTTATTGGTCCAAATTGTCAATTATTTACCCCTAATCATCATGCTAGTAGTCCTAGCTTAAGAAGACAAGGTTGGCAGTATGATGCACCGATTACGATTGGTGATGACTGTTGGCTTGGAGGAGGTGTGATTATCTTACCAGGGGTGTCAATCGGGGATGATGTTGTGATTGGTGCAGGGAGTGTAGTCACTAAAGATGTTCTCAGTCATTGCATGGCTGCTGGAAATCCAGCACGTATATTAAAAAGATACTGA
- a CDS encoding sugar porter family MFS transporter produces MRKLSPTFIYFFGALGGLLFGYDTGVISGALLFIEKESWHVSSWAWMEGWITAAVLMGAVIGAVVIGPMSDRFGRKRLLLLSAIIFFIGALGSGLSNSAELLIISRVILGMAVGSASALVPTYLSELSPAEIRGGVSTMFQLMIMTGILLAYISNYALQGVSGNWHWMLGLATIPAALLFIGGLFLPESPRFLVRHDDEKGAREILRMINDNPDSIDAEISDIQLMANEEKQGGLQELFGKMSRPVLIMAIGLAVFQQVMGCNTVLYFAPSIFVSVGFGASAALLAHIGIGIFNVIVTYIAMKVMDKVNRRWMLNFGAWGMGISLVLMSVGMILAENAHIGFGKYLAVIALTVYIAFFSATWGPVMWVMIGESFPLKIRGLGNSFGAAVNWAANWVVSLTFLPLLSFFGTGKIFLLYAACCFLSIWFTSKRVIETRGKTLEQIEAELLHRVHHLNG; encoded by the coding sequence ATGAGAAAACTTTCTCCCACTTTCATCTATTTTTTTGGTGCTTTAGGTGGGCTATTATTTGGATATGATACGGGTGTTATATCTGGTGCATTACTTTTCATTGAAAAAGAGAGTTGGCATGTTAGTAGTTGGGCTTGGATGGAAGGGTGGATTACTGCAGCAGTTTTGATGGGTGCGGTAATTGGTGCTGTTGTTATTGGACCGATGAGTGATAGGTTTGGACGTAAACGACTTTTGTTACTATCAGCAATCATATTTTTTATTGGAGCTTTAGGTTCTGGACTTTCTAATAGTGCAGAGCTACTCATCATTTCTCGTGTTATTTTAGGGATGGCTGTTGGTTCAGCATCTGCATTAGTTCCTACTTATCTATCAGAACTTTCACCTGCAGAAATTCGTGGTGGAGTATCTACAATGTTTCAATTGATGATTATGACTGGAATCTTACTTGCTTACATTTCAAATTATGCTTTGCAAGGAGTGTCAGGAAACTGGCACTGGATGCTTGGGCTTGCAACAATTCCTGCGGCTTTACTTTTTATTGGTGGGTTATTTTTACCTGAATCTCCACGATTTCTTGTACGTCATGATGATGAAAAGGGAGCGCGTGAGATTTTAAGGATGATTAATGACAATCCTGATTCTATTGATGCCGAAATTTCTGATATACAACTTATGGCAAATGAGGAAAAACAAGGTGGATTGCAAGAATTATTTGGGAAAATGTCACGTCCAGTGTTGATTATGGCGATTGGACTTGCTGTTTTCCAACAAGTGATGGGCTGCAATACTGTTTTATACTTTGCTCCATCAATCTTTGTTTCTGTTGGTTTTGGGGCAAGTGCAGCATTGCTCGCTCACATTGGTATTGGTATTTTTAACGTGATTGTCACCTATATTGCAATGAAAGTGATGGATAAGGTTAATCGTCGGTGGATGTTGAATTTTGGCGCTTGGGGAATGGGGATTTCTCTTGTACTGATGTCTGTTGGGATGATTTTGGCTGAGAATGCACATATTGGTTTTGGTAAATATTTGGCAGTTATTGCATTAACAGTTTATATCGCTTTCTTTTCTGCAACGTGGGGACCTGTGATGTGGGTGATGATCGGCGAAAGTTTCCCACTAAAGATTCGTGGACTTGGAAATTCTTTTGGGGCCGCGGTTAACTGGGCTGCAAATTGGGTGGTTTCATTAACTTTCTTGCCTTTGCTTTCGTTTTTTGGTACGGGTAAAATTTTCTTACTTTATGCAGCTTGTTGCTTTCTATCTATCTGGTTTACTAGTAAGAGGGTTATCGAAACTCGTGGTAAAACATTGGAACAAATCGAAGCAGAACTACTTCATCGTGTCCATCATCTTAACGGATAA
- a CDS encoding glycerol-3-phosphate dehydrogenase C-terminal domain-containing protein has product MAEETVDLGVKIGNLPIHDCITKTLTIHGSKPTTTQDREDWIYVYGTDSEKIRQLEKENPELAQPLSEKYEFTGGEVVWAVREEMAQKLEDVLARRVRVLFLDARESKVIAPKVAHIMATELGYNKDWELEQVTDYNKLADGYIL; this is encoded by the coding sequence ATGGCAGAAGAAACCGTTGATTTAGGGGTAAAAATTGGAAACCTGCCTATTCATGACTGCATCACAAAAACACTGACTATTCATGGTTCAAAACCAACAACAACTCAAGACCGTGAAGACTGGATTTACGTCTATGGAACTGATAGTGAAAAGATTCGTCAACTTGAAAAAGAGAATCCAGAACTTGCGCAACCGCTCTCTGAGAAATATGAGTTCACTGGAGGAGAAGTCGTCTGGGCTGTTCGCGAAGAAATGGCACAAAAACTTGAAGATGTCCTTGCTAGACGTGTTCGTGTTTTATTCCTTGATGCGCGCGAATCTAAAGTAATCGCTCCAAAGGTCGCTCATATTATGGCAACAGAGCTAGGATACAACAAAGATTGGGAACTTGAACAAGTTACAGATTATAATAAATTAGCTGACGGATATATTTTATAG
- a CDS encoding FAD-dependent oxidoreductase, whose amino-acid sequence MIVDGKFLGGDDAIMVPKTSDGRVLFCVPWHNKVILGTTDTPLTEFTLEPRPLEEEIDFILQTAGEYLEQAPTRNDVLCAYAGLRPLAARKKEQTLPKQKKSHEVINYSAMILVSSLSLVASGQLIGKWQKKPLI is encoded by the coding sequence TTGATTGTTGATGGAAAATTTTTGGGAGGCGATGATGCGATTATGGTTCCTAAAACCTCAGATGGTCGCGTTCTTTTCTGTGTTCCTTGGCACAATAAAGTTATCTTAGGAACAACAGACACGCCTTTGACAGAGTTTACTCTAGAGCCTCGCCCACTTGAAGAGGAAATTGACTTCATTCTTCAAACAGCAGGTGAATATCTTGAACAAGCACCAACCCGCAATGATGTACTTTGTGCTTATGCAGGACTCCGTCCACTTGCTGCCCGAAAGAAGGAGCAGACCCTTCCAAAACAAAAGAAATCTCACGAAGTCATAAACTATTCAGCAATGATTCTGGTCTCGTCACTATCACTGGTGGCAAGTGGACAACTTATCGGCAAATGGCAGAAGAAACCGTTGATTTAG
- a CDS encoding glycerol-3-phosphate dehydrogenase/oxidase translates to MPISREKNIETLKNHPEGWDFIIIGGGATGLGVAVDAASRGYKTVLLEQNDFAKSTSSRSTKLVHGGVRYLAQGDIALVREALHERGRLARNAQHLVKSQKFIIANRKTWEQPFYSVGMKFYDALAGKLNIGKSKIYSKKKVKEGIPKIKFDGLVGGVMYYDGQFDDARMAINLVQTATEHGAVLVNYAGVTGLRKSNGKISGVSVKDNFTGESFELNGKVVINASGIFVDQIMSMDIKNHKPSVRPSQGFI, encoded by the coding sequence ATGCCAATTTCTCGTGAAAAAAATATAGAAACTCTCAAAAATCATCCTGAAGGATGGGATTTCATTATCATAGGTGGAGGAGCAACAGGACTGGGAGTTGCTGTTGATGCTGCTTCTCGTGGATATAAGACTGTTCTACTTGAACAAAATGACTTTGCAAAATCAACTTCAAGTCGGTCAACAAAACTCGTTCACGGAGGTGTTCGTTACCTTGCACAAGGCGATATCGCTCTTGTTCGAGAAGCCCTTCATGAACGCGGTCGCCTAGCACGTAATGCTCAACATCTCGTTAAAAGTCAAAAATTCATTATCGCCAACCGCAAAACTTGGGAACAACCTTTTTACTCTGTTGGTATGAAATTTTATGATGCCTTAGCTGGAAAACTCAATATTGGAAAATCAAAGATTTATTCCAAGAAAAAAGTCAAAGAAGGAATCCCTAAAATCAAGTTTGATGGCTTAGTTGGCGGTGTCATGTATTATGATGGACAATTTGATGATGCCAGAATGGCAATAAATCTCGTCCAGACTGCAACAGAACATGGTGCCGTCCTAGTCAACTATGCTGGTGTTACAGGATTAAGGAAATCAAACGGAAAAATTTCAGGAGTATCCGTCAAAGATAATTTTACAGGTGAGTCTTTTGAGTTAAATGGAAAAGTTGTCATCAATGCATCAGGCATCTTCGTTGACCAAATTATGTCTATGGACATCAAAAATCACAAGCCCTCAGTTCGTCCATCCCAAGGGTTCATTTGA
- the glpK gene encoding glycerol kinase GlpK yields MSEGLPLQSTEQPQYIMAIDQGTTSSRAIIFDHDGKHVGTSQKEFTQYFPEAGWVEHDANEIWNSVQSVIAGAFIESGIKPYQIAGIGITNQRETTVVWDKETGLPIYHAIVWQSRQSASIADQLKNAGHAELFHKKTGLIIDSYFSATKIRWILDHVEGAQERAEKGELLFGTIDSWLVYKLTDGKVHVTDYSNASRTMLFNINTLEWDQEILDILNIPAAMLPKAVSNSEIYGLTKTYHFFGSKVPIAGMAGDQQAALFGQMAFEPGMVKNTYGTGSFIVMNTGDKPQLSHNNLLTTIGYGINGEINYALEGSVFVAGSSIQWLRDGLKIITKASESESAALESKNEDEVYMVPAFVGLGAPYWDQDARGAIFGLTRGTTDKDLIKATLQGIAYQVRDILGAMAEDTGIDIPVLKVDGGATNNDYLMQFQADILNTSVQRAGDLETTALGAAFLAGLAVGYWKDFDELKSSAKEGKRFDVQMNDERREKLYSGWKKAVEATRTFK; encoded by the coding sequence ATGTCTGAAGGATTACCATTGCAATCCACCGAACAACCACAATATATCATGGCGATTGACCAAGGTACAACAAGCTCACGCGCCATTATCTTTGACCATGATGGCAAACACGTAGGAACTAGCCAAAAAGAATTTACCCAATACTTCCCTGAAGCAGGCTGGGTCGAACATGATGCCAATGAAATTTGGAATTCTGTTCAATCCGTCATTGCAGGAGCCTTCATTGAATCTGGAATAAAACCCTACCAAATTGCAGGAATAGGAATCACCAACCAGCGTGAAACAACTGTCGTCTGGGATAAAGAAACAGGACTTCCCATTTATCATGCGATTGTTTGGCAATCTCGCCAATCCGCAAGCATTGCAGACCAACTTAAAAATGCAGGGCATGCTGAACTTTTCCACAAAAAAACAGGACTTATTATCGACTCCTATTTCTCTGCAACCAAGATTCGTTGGATTTTGGACCATGTAGAAGGTGCACAAGAACGTGCAGAAAAAGGTGAACTTCTTTTCGGTACGATTGACAGCTGGCTGGTCTACAAACTCACCGATGGCAAAGTTCATGTCACTGACTATTCTAACGCCAGTCGTACCATGCTCTTCAACATCAATACACTTGAGTGGGACCAAGAAATCCTTGATATCCTAAATATCCCAGCAGCTATGCTCCCTAAAGCCGTATCAAATTCAGAAATTTATGGTCTCACAAAAACTTATCACTTCTTTGGATCTAAAGTTCCTATTGCAGGAATGGCAGGTGACCAACAGGCCGCACTCTTTGGGCAAATGGCTTTTGAACCTGGCATGGTAAAAAATACCTATGGAACAGGTTCGTTCATCGTGATGAACACAGGAGATAAACCACAACTCTCACACAATAATCTACTTACTACAATCGGTTACGGCATTAACGGTGAAATCAACTATGCCCTTGAAGGCTCTGTATTCGTTGCCGGCTCCTCTATACAGTGGCTACGTGATGGTCTCAAAATTATCACCAAAGCCAGTGAATCCGAATCTGCAGCACTCGAGTCAAAAAACGAAGATGAGGTTTATATGGTTCCTGCCTTTGTTGGACTCGGAGCACCTTATTGGGACCAAGACGCACGCGGCGCTATCTTCGGTTTAACACGTGGCACAACGGATAAAGACCTGATTAAAGCAACTTTGCAAGGCATCGCCTATCAAGTTCGAGATATTCTAGGTGCAATGGCAGAAGATACAGGAATAGACATCCCCGTACTAAAAGTTGATGGTGGTGCTACTAACAATGATTATCTTATGCAATTCCAAGCCGACATCTTAAACACCTCTGTTCAGCGTGCAGGTGATTTAGAAACCACTGCACTTGGTGCAGCCTTCCTTGCAGGACTTGCTGTTGGTTATTGGAAAGATTTTGATGAGCTCAAGTCTTCTGCAAAAGAAGGTAAACGTTTTGATGTCCAAATGAATGATGAACGACGTGAAAAACTCTATTCAGGCTGGAAAAAAGCAGTTGAAGCAACACGTACTTTCAAATAA
- the hemL gene encoding glutamate-1-semialdehyde 2,1-aminomutase produces MFEKSVKAFDEAKKVLPGGVNSPVRAFKSVDMNPVFIDHGAGSRLYDIDGNEYIDYVLSWGPLVLGHAEQSVVRALEASVARGTSFGAPTEIETELAELVIRRVPSVEMVRMVNSGTEATMSALRLARGVTGRNKIVKFEGSYHGHADSLLIKAGSGVATLGLPDSPGVPAGIAENTLTVPYNDLVALRVAFEHFGDDIAAVIVEPVGGNMGCVPPVAGFLEGLREITAEFGALLIFDEVMTGFRVDYNCAQGKFGIEPDITCFGKIIGGGLPVGAYGGRREIMEQIAPSGPIYQAGTLSGNPLAMTAGLETLKQLSVDDYVEFERKAARLLSGFELAAKKYGIALSTSHVGGMMGVFFTNETVVNFETAKTADTVMFARFFKKMLEQGIYLPASQFETWFLSTAHTDADIDATIAACGRAFAELAREK; encoded by the coding sequence ATGTTTGAAAAATCAGTAAAAGCTTTTGATGAAGCTAAAAAAGTGCTGCCTGGTGGGGTAAATAGTCCTGTACGAGCATTTAAATCTGTTGATATGAATCCTGTATTCATTGACCATGGCGCTGGAAGCAGGCTTTACGATATTGATGGCAATGAATATATTGATTATGTCTTATCTTGGGGACCGTTGGTTCTTGGACACGCAGAGCAGTCGGTTGTGAGAGCTTTAGAGGCTAGTGTGGCACGTGGGACATCTTTTGGTGCACCAACAGAAATTGAAACTGAACTGGCTGAACTTGTCATTCGTCGAGTGCCATCTGTTGAGATGGTTCGGATGGTGAATTCAGGAACGGAGGCGACAATGTCTGCTCTGCGTCTGGCACGTGGTGTGACGGGGCGCAACAAGATTGTGAAGTTTGAGGGGTCTTATCATGGACACGCGGATTCGTTGTTAATTAAGGCGGGGTCTGGTGTGGCAACGCTTGGATTACCTGACTCTCCTGGAGTGCCTGCTGGTATTGCGGAGAATACTTTGACGGTGCCTTACAATGATTTGGTAGCTTTGCGTGTTGCTTTTGAACATTTTGGTGATGATATTGCGGCAGTCATTGTTGAACCAGTGGGAGGAAACATGGGTTGTGTTCCACCTGTTGCTGGTTTTTTGGAAGGTTTACGTGAGATTACAGCGGAGTTTGGTGCGCTTTTGATTTTTGATGAAGTGATGACTGGCTTTCGTGTGGACTACAATTGTGCTCAAGGTAAATTTGGTATTGAACCTGACATTACGTGCTTTGGAAAAATTATCGGTGGCGGTTTGCCTGTTGGAGCCTATGGTGGACGTCGTGAAATAATGGAACAAATTGCACCTAGTGGACCGATTTATCAGGCTGGAACTTTATCTGGGAATCCTTTAGCGATGACAGCTGGTTTGGAAACTTTGAAACAGTTATCAGTTGATGATTATGTTGAGTTTGAGCGTAAAGCAGCTAGATTACTGTCAGGATTTGAGTTGGCGGCTAAGAAGTATGGAATTGCTCTATCTACAAGTCATGTGGGTGGAATGATGGGTGTATTCTTCACTAATGAGACAGTTGTTAATTTTGAAACAGCAAAAACAGCTGATACTGTGATGTTTGCACGGTTTTTCAAAAAAATGCTTGAGCAGGGGATTTATTTACCTGCTTCACAATTTGAAACATGGTTCTTATCAACAGCACATACCGATGCAGATATTGATGCAACAATCGCAGCTTGCGGGCGTGCCTTTGCAGAATTGGCAAGAGAAAAGTGA